A genomic stretch from Corvus cornix cornix isolate S_Up_H32 chromosome 7, ASM73873v5, whole genome shotgun sequence includes:
- the LOC109145645 gene encoding solute carrier family 2, facilitated glucose transporter member 3-like: MAVHAAVMTVALALKDIVDWIRYISIAATFGFVALFEIGPGPIPWFIVAELFCQGPRPAAMAVAGCSNWTSNFLVGMLFPYAEKLCGSYVFFIFLVFLVIFFVFTFFKEPETKGRTFEDISRGFERRGANTPMSPQKSPMVELNSIQADKAAA, encoded by the coding sequence ATGGCTGTGCATGCTGCTGTTATGACTGTAGCTTTAGCTCTAAAGGACATCGTGGACTGGATCAGATACATCAGCATTGCTGCCACTTTTGGCTTTGTGGCTCTTTTTGAGATTGGCCCTGGCCCTATCCCCTGGTTCATTGTGGCAGAACTCTTCTGCCAGGGCCCACGACCTGCAGCCATGGCAGTGGCCGGTTGTTCCAACTGGACCTCCAATTTCTTGGTGGGAATGCTCTTCCCCTATGCAGAGAAACTATGTGGCTCCTAtgtcttcttcatcttccttgttttcctggtCATCTTCTTTGTCTTCACATTCTTCAAAGAGCCAGAGACCAAGGGCAGGACTTTTGAAGACATCTCGAGGGGCTTTGAACGACGAGGAGCGAACACCCCCATGTCACCCCAGAAGAGCCCCATGGTGGAGCTGAACAGCATACAAGCTGACAAAGCAGCTGCCTAA